In Lujinxingia sediminis, a single genomic region encodes these proteins:
- a CDS encoding transglycosylase domain-containing protein produces MTRPPSYWRSTFKRALLYTLALALLASLALAIWLSQLSARAHANLPPLPDLNAWHPELPTHSSTADGWPLTSQPPPQPLTYEELPPLLIATVLAAEDEDFFLHRGYNPRSIARAALVNLRAGGIVQGASTITQQVAKHFLDRQKTTHRKVQELLLARQLEAHYSKPEILATYLRNVYFGEQAWGITAASHRYFRTAPHDLTLGQMAMLAGILPAPSNYNPVASPELARQKRNRVLRRLHEIGVIDQDTYQREADAPLPLDALLTPAPSTALQLPEADADARQYLANHHPELDWNLAGKHIITPHRPALQALARRALQRGVEDHGQRQGFRAPPARLKQNAHTGSAPPAPANLFRGINAGNRVTPALVREVERDGILLQTPQTDIFINAENLQWLGGIEPRSQRPRDRYAYRSLLHPGDLVVLRRPGPDMPWQLSDAPPAEGALLLLDHISGDVVASVGSHRIDRSAFNRATRACRQPGSLFKTILYAEALSGTFTLATPLRDIPTTVETRGQPRGWQPRNADADFKGTITALNALVFSRNIPALHLLERLGAPALIARARRMGVSSELDPTASLALGASCVTLPDIARAHASVARGGLRASTRQIDRIVDLRSGHINDRGHFASHSAPAPARLARIAAPLTPPEQALGPRANALLHSALTQVATRGTASKLPDAWPLIAKTGTTNEFDAWIAAADPHHTFVVWVGSDKNTEPLGRGEHGGRTALPILAELYAHLEDPTLQWPERTIELDPILIDPDTGLRARPGEPGQPYLFVPGTAPGEFAPTRASRQILRLDAIR; encoded by the coding sequence ATGACGCGCCCCCCCTCCTACTGGCGCTCAACCTTTAAACGCGCCCTTCTCTACACCCTGGCCCTGGCCCTGCTCGCCAGCCTCGCACTCGCCATCTGGCTCTCCCAGCTAAGCGCGCGCGCCCACGCCAACCTCCCCCCCCTGCCCGACCTCAACGCCTGGCACCCGGAGCTCCCGACACATAGCTCCACCGCGGACGGCTGGCCCCTCACCTCCCAGCCCCCTCCCCAACCCCTCACCTACGAAGAGCTCCCACCGCTCCTCATCGCCACCGTGCTCGCCGCCGAAGACGAAGACTTCTTCCTGCACCGCGGCTACAACCCCCGCTCCATCGCTCGCGCCGCGCTCGTCAACCTGCGCGCTGGCGGCATCGTGCAAGGCGCGAGCACCATCACTCAGCAGGTCGCCAAACACTTCTTAGACCGGCAGAAAACAACCCACCGCAAGGTCCAGGAACTTCTCTTAGCCCGCCAGCTTGAGGCCCACTACTCCAAACCCGAGATCCTCGCGACCTACCTTCGCAACGTCTACTTCGGTGAACAGGCCTGGGGCATCACCGCTGCAAGCCACCGCTACTTCCGCACAGCCCCCCACGACCTCACCCTGGGCCAGATGGCCATGCTCGCCGGCATCCTGCCCGCCCCCAGCAACTACAACCCGGTGGCCTCCCCCGAGCTCGCCAGGCAGAAGCGAAACCGCGTGCTGCGCCGCCTCCACGAGATTGGCGTCATCGATCAGGACACCTACCAACGCGAAGCCGACGCCCCCCTGCCCCTGGACGCGCTCCTCACACCCGCCCCATCCACCGCCCTGCAACTTCCCGAGGCCGACGCCGACGCCCGCCAGTATCTCGCAAACCACCACCCCGAGCTCGACTGGAACCTGGCAGGCAAACACATCATCACCCCCCATCGCCCCGCCCTCCAGGCCCTGGCGCGCCGGGCGCTGCAACGCGGCGTGGAAGACCACGGCCAACGTCAGGGCTTCCGGGCGCCTCCCGCCCGCCTGAAGCAAAACGCACACACCGGCTCAGCTCCTCCGGCTCCCGCGAACCTCTTTCGTGGAATCAACGCCGGCAATCGGGTAACCCCGGCGCTCGTCCGCGAGGTCGAGCGCGATGGTATCCTCCTTCAAACCCCGCAGACCGACATCTTCATCAACGCCGAGAACCTCCAATGGCTCGGCGGAATCGAGCCTCGCAGCCAGCGCCCTCGCGACCGATACGCCTACCGTAGCCTACTCCACCCCGGCGACCTCGTCGTACTTCGCCGCCCTGGCCCCGATATGCCCTGGCAGCTTTCTGACGCCCCCCCCGCCGAAGGCGCCCTGCTGCTCCTCGACCATATCAGCGGTGACGTCGTCGCCAGCGTGGGCAGCCACCGTATCGATCGCAGCGCCTTTAACCGCGCCACCCGCGCCTGCCGCCAGCCCGGAAGCCTCTTTAAAACCATCCTCTACGCCGAAGCCCTCTCCGGCACATTCACCCTGGCCACCCCCTTACGCGACATCCCCACCACCGTTGAGACCCGTGGGCAACCCCGGGGCTGGCAGCCCCGCAACGCCGACGCCGACTTCAAGGGCACCATCACCGCGCTGAACGCGCTTGTCTTCAGCCGCAACATCCCCGCCCTTCACCTCCTTGAGCGACTCGGAGCCCCTGCCCTCATCGCCCGCGCCCGCAGGATGGGCGTCAGCTCCGAACTCGACCCCACCGCCTCTCTGGCCCTGGGCGCAAGTTGCGTCACACTTCCCGACATCGCCCGCGCCCACGCCAGCGTCGCCCGAGGCGGTCTGAGAGCCTCCACCCGCCAGATCGATCGTATCGTCGACCTGCGTAGCGGCCACATCAACGACCGCGGCCACTTTGCATCCCACTCAGCCCCCGCGCCGGCGCGCCTGGCCCGCATCGCCGCTCCCCTCACCCCTCCCGAGCAGGCCCTGGGCCCCCGCGCCAACGCCCTTCTCCACAGCGCGCTTACCCAGGTCGCCACCCGCGGTACCGCCTCCAAACTCCCCGACGCCTGGCCCCTCATCGCCAAAACCGGCACCACCAACGAGTTCGACGCCTGGATCGCCGCCGCCGATCCCCACCACACCTTCGTTGTCTGGGTCGGCAGCGATAAAAACACAGAGCCCCTGGGCCGCGGCGAACACGGCGGCCGCACCGCGCTTCCGATCCTGGCCGAGCTCTACGCCCACCTCGAAGACCCCACCCTCCAGTGGCCCGAGCGCACCATCGAGCTCGACCCCATCCTCATCGATCCCGACACCGGCCTGCGCGCCCGGCCCGGCGAACCCGGCCAGCCCTACCTCTTTGTACCAGGCACCGCCCCGGGCGAATTCGCCCCGACCCGCGCTTCCCGCCAGATTCTGCGCCTTGACGCGATCCGCTGA
- a CDS encoding bifunctional riboflavin kinase/FAD synthetase produces MTRVYTTIEEAGAGLKRSVVTIGNFDGMHLGHQAIFAQVKAQAAVQGATSVAMTFDPHPVAFFRPEAAPAKLSVSPQRYALMGSYGVEAVVALRFDQALASMRPQAFIEEVLVEGLGAVEVVVGEDFRFGHRREGTTALLREQGERFGLKVVVPTLVKVDGEVVSSTRVRGCVVAGELEMARRLLGRPHRLMGEVVHGEARGRALGFPTANLAVAEGMALPPDGVYATRLAVGDAHGGWQAITNIGTRPTFGGGARTVETFVLEEGVGEELDLYGEDVSLSLYRHVRPEMRFESPAALVAQIQEDVAQVRAYFEEGRDA; encoded by the coding sequence ATGACGCGAGTCTATACGACGATCGAGGAGGCCGGCGCCGGGCTTAAGCGCTCGGTGGTGACGATTGGCAACTTTGACGGGATGCACCTGGGGCATCAGGCCATCTTTGCGCAGGTTAAGGCGCAGGCTGCAGTGCAGGGGGCGACCTCTGTGGCGATGACCTTTGACCCGCATCCGGTGGCGTTTTTCCGGCCGGAGGCCGCGCCGGCCAAACTCAGTGTTTCGCCGCAGCGTTATGCGCTGATGGGAAGCTACGGGGTGGAGGCGGTGGTGGCGTTGCGCTTTGATCAGGCGCTGGCCTCGATGCGCCCGCAGGCGTTTATTGAAGAGGTACTCGTGGAAGGGCTGGGGGCAGTGGAGGTGGTGGTCGGTGAAGACTTCCGTTTTGGTCATCGCCGCGAGGGGACCACGGCGTTGTTGCGAGAGCAGGGGGAGCGTTTTGGTCTGAAAGTGGTGGTCCCGACGCTTGTGAAGGTGGACGGGGAGGTGGTCAGCTCGACACGGGTGCGGGGGTGCGTGGTCGCCGGCGAGTTGGAGATGGCGCGCAGACTACTGGGCCGTCCTCATCGTTTGATGGGGGAGGTCGTTCACGGGGAGGCGCGGGGGCGCGCGCTGGGGTTTCCGACAGCCAATCTGGCGGTGGCCGAGGGGATGGCGCTGCCGCCTGATGGGGTTTATGCCACGCGACTTGCTGTGGGGGACGCGCATGGGGGCTGGCAGGCGATCACCAATATTGGCACGCGGCCAACCTTCGGGGGCGGGGCGCGCACGGTGGAAACCTTCGTGTTGGAGGAGGGGGTTGGCGAGGAGCTTGATCTCTATGGCGAAGATGTTTCGCTGTCGCTTTACCGCCATGTTCGGCCGGAGATGAGGTTTGAGTCGCCCGCGGCACTTGTCGCGCAAATTCAAGAAGATGTGGCGCAGGTGCGCGCCTATTTTGAGGAGGGCCGTGATGCCTGA
- a CDS encoding PaaI family thioesterase encodes MPEPEVLMRFASEEHSVASWRSMWPELRRGTALEVHGVELLAADDEGIELSMVMGPHALQPFGLLHGGISMLLGESAASMHACWKLDLTRRVPVGIEINGSHMRSATEGVILTRGRVLRKSRTLIHHEVEIVQAESGKTLSVIRVTNLFKSIA; translated from the coding sequence ATGCCTGAGCCTGAGGTTTTGATGCGTTTCGCGTCTGAGGAGCATAGTGTGGCGAGCTGGCGGTCGATGTGGCCGGAGCTACGCCGGGGCACGGCGCTTGAGGTGCACGGAGTGGAGCTTCTTGCCGCGGACGACGAGGGCATTGAGCTCTCGATGGTCATGGGGCCGCATGCCTTGCAGCCCTTCGGGCTCTTGCACGGGGGCATCAGCATGTTGCTGGGAGAGTCGGCGGCGAGCATGCATGCGTGCTGGAAGCTCGACCTGACAAGGCGGGTGCCGGTGGGCATCGAGATCAATGGCTCGCATATGCGCAGCGCGACCGAGGGGGTGATCTTGACGCGGGGGCGAGTGCTGCGAAAGAGCCGCACGTTGATCCATCACGAGGTCGAGATTGTGCAGGCCGAGAGTGGGAAGACGCTCTCGGTGATTCGGGTGACCAATCTCTTTAAGTCGATCGCGTGA
- a CDS encoding DUF3078 domain-containing protein, which yields MKPEVETLMLKLQKLGVALGTGLSVMAMASGAMAQDADAPKYVGQEQLEVDEQPQGFSGSLGVEASFNLVSNQNVIGQNEGTSFLLGGAVNGGLDYFSGKHQWRNTLLYNTSWARTPVIQEFVKNNDKLEIESIYNYLLNDWIGPYGRASAETSWFATELVSEEPTGYLISREDGSVDGEVTDRLRVADPLTPLNLFQSVGVALEPVRKEAIRATLRVGFGAREALAAGVLVVQDDGGTSDVELVELSNAYQAGAEAFIGVEGKFPEQRVDYRVGATALMPFLNNDDQNRSPFELTRIGMTGKVRVAIVDWMGLTYSLMVLSDPQLLDETQVQNSVLLTFNYTLIDTNEE from the coding sequence ATGAAACCAGAAGTGGAGACGTTGATGTTGAAGTTGCAGAAGTTGGGAGTCGCGCTGGGAACCGGTTTGTCGGTGATGGCGATGGCAAGCGGGGCGATGGCGCAGGATGCCGATGCGCCGAAGTACGTGGGTCAGGAGCAGCTTGAGGTTGACGAGCAGCCTCAGGGCTTCAGCGGAAGCCTGGGGGTGGAAGCCAGCTTTAACCTGGTGTCCAACCAGAATGTGATCGGTCAGAACGAGGGGACGTCCTTTTTGCTGGGCGGGGCGGTCAACGGTGGGCTCGACTATTTTTCGGGCAAGCACCAGTGGCGCAATACGCTGCTCTACAATACGAGCTGGGCGCGCACGCCTGTGATTCAGGAGTTTGTGAAGAACAACGACAAGCTCGAGATCGAGAGCATTTATAACTACCTGCTCAACGACTGGATCGGGCCTTACGGGCGTGCGAGTGCGGAGACGAGCTGGTTTGCGACGGAGCTCGTGAGCGAGGAGCCCACCGGCTACCTGATCAGCCGGGAGGATGGGAGTGTGGACGGGGAGGTCACCGATCGCCTGCGCGTGGCCGATCCGCTGACGCCGCTCAACCTCTTCCAGTCGGTTGGTGTGGCGCTGGAGCCGGTGCGCAAGGAGGCGATTCGCGCCACGTTGCGCGTGGGCTTTGGTGCACGTGAGGCGTTGGCTGCCGGCGTGCTCGTGGTCCAGGACGACGGTGGAACCTCCGACGTGGAGCTCGTGGAGTTGAGCAACGCCTACCAGGCCGGTGCCGAGGCTTTCATCGGTGTGGAGGGTAAGTTCCCGGAACAGCGTGTGGACTACCGGGTGGGAGCCACAGCGCTGATGCCCTTCTTGAACAACGATGATCAGAACCGCTCCCCCTTTGAGCTGACGCGCATCGGGATGACGGGCAAGGTGCGGGTGGCGATTGTGGATTGGATGGGCCTGACCTACAGCCTGATGGTGCTGAGCGATCCGCAGCTTTTGGATGAGACTCAGGTTCAGAACAGCGTGCTGTTGACCTTCAACTACACGTTGATCGACACCAACGAGGAGTAA
- a CDS encoding CPBP family intramembrane glutamic endopeptidase, whose amino-acid sequence MTWTFIACWGWAGALFLAGVEYGGAMSLIIALPYMLIPAIVAMVVDRGGGRRVRESLAIRLKLNRWWAVGWVLPVVLAFAALFAALLIPGVGFDVGMGGMLETLSGVLPSDEMAKAEQALAQFPPLLFLLIQLVQGLVAGATINAVFAFGEEAGWRGLMLRELAPMGFWKSALVIGAVWGVWHAPLILQGHNYPEHPVLGVGMMTLWCVLLSPLFSWVTVRGGSVLVAALMHGTLNATFAFSFLYLDRTIPLVTGLNGVVGMGVLVVANVLLWVVGRPELDGGMWAPGAEGGGPEAE is encoded by the coding sequence TTGACGTGGACCTTCATCGCGTGCTGGGGGTGGGCCGGAGCCTTGTTTCTGGCGGGGGTGGAGTACGGCGGGGCGATGAGTCTTATCATCGCCCTGCCTTATATGTTGATTCCGGCGATCGTGGCGATGGTGGTCGATCGTGGTGGGGGTCGGCGAGTGAGGGAGAGTCTGGCGATACGCCTCAAGCTCAACCGGTGGTGGGCCGTGGGGTGGGTTCTTCCGGTGGTGCTGGCATTTGCGGCGCTCTTTGCGGCGCTGCTGATTCCCGGGGTGGGGTTTGATGTGGGCATGGGGGGAATGCTGGAGACGCTGAGCGGAGTGTTGCCGTCCGATGAGATGGCAAAGGCGGAGCAGGCATTGGCGCAATTTCCGCCGCTGCTCTTTTTGTTGATTCAGCTGGTTCAGGGGTTGGTGGCCGGGGCGACGATCAACGCGGTGTTCGCCTTCGGGGAGGAGGCTGGCTGGCGCGGGCTGATGTTGCGGGAGCTGGCGCCGATGGGGTTCTGGAAGAGTGCGTTGGTGATCGGGGCTGTGTGGGGGGTGTGGCATGCGCCATTGATTTTGCAGGGGCACAATTACCCGGAGCATCCGGTGCTGGGGGTAGGGATGATGACGCTGTGGTGCGTGCTGCTCTCTCCGCTCTTCAGCTGGGTGACGGTGAGGGGGGGCTCGGTGTTGGTGGCGGCGCTGATGCACGGGACGCTCAATGCGACCTTTGCGTTTTCGTTTCTGTATCTGGATCGGACGATTCCGCTGGTGACGGGGCTCAACGGGGTTGTGGGGATGGGGGTGTTGGTGGTGGCCAACGTGCTGCTCTGGGTTGTGGGGCGGCCGGAGCTCGATGGCGGGATGTGGGCTCCGGGGGCGGAGGGTGGAGGCCCCGAGGCCGAGTAG
- a CDS encoding GNAT family N-acetyltransferase, translating into MTSTIAPRPLRPADAPELDRLQCLAYGEGLQEPTDALLSKIALAPEFCFGVPADEDTGRLAGYLLAHPWPSQESPGLGRILTERHHDADALHLHDVAVDPACSGRGVASTLIASLVDAATTHGFEVITLVAVQDAAPFWEKQGFRPLRPAEGYDEDAVFMERRL; encoded by the coding sequence ATGACATCGACGATTGCACCGCGTCCGCTCCGGCCAGCCGACGCCCCCGAGCTCGACCGACTTCAGTGCCTTGCCTACGGAGAAGGCCTCCAGGAGCCCACCGACGCATTGCTCTCAAAGATCGCGCTGGCCCCGGAGTTTTGTTTCGGTGTCCCGGCCGATGAGGACACGGGGCGCCTGGCGGGCTACCTTCTGGCCCACCCCTGGCCCTCGCAGGAAAGCCCCGGGCTGGGTCGTATCCTCACCGAACGTCACCACGACGCTGACGCGCTGCACCTGCATGATGTCGCCGTCGACCCGGCCTGCTCCGGCCGTGGCGTCGCCTCGACGCTCATCGCCTCGCTGGTAGACGCGGCCACTACGCACGGCTTTGAGGTGATCACGCTTGTCGCCGTGCAAGACGCCGCCCCTTTCTGGGAAAAGCAGGGGTTCCGCCCCCTGCGTCCTGCTGAAGGCTACGACGAAGACGCCGTGTTTATGGAGCGTCGACTCTAG